From a region of the Helianthus annuus cultivar XRQ/B chromosome 5, HanXRQr2.0-SUNRISE, whole genome shotgun sequence genome:
- the LOC110940688 gene encoding cytochrome P450 734A1, whose amino-acid sequence MEEDMMFLKWCLKVVLILLIVMVFGVKVFVVFWWKQKKIEEHFAKQGIRGPPYCFFIGNAKELVSLMVKASSKPMPFSHNILPRVLSFYHHWKKIYGPTFLVWFGPTVRLTVAEPDLIREIFSSKSEFYEKNEAHPLIKQLEGDGLLSLKGEKWALHRKIITPTFHMENLKLLVPMATSSVVRMLDKWLDMSTTDEVEIEVSQWYQNLTEETVTRTAFGTSYEDGKHIFQLQAQQMVLASEAFQKVTIPGYRFLPTKRNRESWRLEKEIKKCLMKVIERRRENWDKEGMENGPKDLLGLMIQASTKESENISPATATAPAAAITARDIAEECKSFFFAGEQTTSNLLTWTTVLLAMHPQWQVIARDEVLKVCGPRDIPTKDDVSKLKTLTMILNESLRLYPPIVASIRRAKTDVQLGGCKVPGGTELLIPILAVHHDQAIWGNDANEFNPARFSEGIARAAKHPVSFIPFGIGVRTCIGQNLAMLQAKLTLAIILQRFSFRLSPKYQHAPTVLMLLYPQYGAPIIFKSLSSNSSTKEDQGL is encoded by the exons atggaagaagATATGATGTTCTTGAAATGGTGCTTGAAAGTAGTGTTGATCTTGTTGATAGTGATGGTGTTTGGTGTGAAGGTTTTTGTTGTGTTTTGGTGGAAACAAAAGAAGATTGAAGAGCATTTTGCTAAACAAGGAATAAGGGGACCTCCTTATTGCTTTTTTATTGGAAATGCCAAAGAGCTTGTGAGTTTAATGGTCAAAGCTTCTTCTAAACCCATGCCTTTTTCCCACAATATCCTCCCTAGAGTCCTTTCTTtttaccatcattggaagaaaaTCTATG gTCCAACGTTTTTAGTATGGTTTGGACCCACGGTTCGACTAACAGTAGCCGAACCAGACCTTATTCGAGAGATATTCAGCTCGAAATCGGAATTCTACGAGAAAAATGAGGCACACCCTCTAATCAAACAACTTGAAGGTGATGGTCTCTTAAGCCTCAAAGGTGAAAAATGGGCTCTTCATAGAAAAATCATCACTCCCACCTTTCACATGGAGAATCTCAAA TTGCTAGTACCCATGGCCACGAGTAGTGTGGTGAGAATGTTGGACAAATGGTTGGACATGTCGACTACCGATGAAGTCGAAATCGAAGTCTCTCAATGGTACCAAAATCTAACCGAGGAAACCGTAACCCGAACCGCATTCGGAACTAGCTACGAAGACGGGAAACACATTTTCCAATTACAAGCTCAACAAATGGTCTTGGCTTCTGAGGCCTTTCAAAAGGTCACAATCCCGGGTTACAG atttttacccACAAAACGGAACAGAGAATCATGGAGATTAGAGAAAGAAATCAAGAAATGTTTAATGAAAGTTattgaaagaagaagagaaaattGGGATAAAGAAGGAATGGAAAATGGGCCCAAAGATTTACTTGGGCTTATGATTCAGGCGAGTACAAAGGAATCGGAAAATATATCTCCGGCGACGGCGACGGCGCCGGCAGCTGCCATAACGGCACGTGACATTGCGGAGGAGTGCAAGAGCTTTTTCTTCGCCGGAGAACAAACGACGTCCAACTTGCTGACGTGGACGACGGTGTTGCTAGCGATGCACCCACAGTGGCAGGTGATAGCACGTGATGAAGTGCTGAAGGTGTGCGGACCACGTGACATCCCTACCAAGGATGATGTTTCCAAGCTTAAGACG CTTACCATGATTCTCAATGAGTCACTGAGATTGTACCCTCCTATTGTCGCATCAATTCGACGAGCGAAGACTGATGTACAATTAGGAGGGTGCAAGGTTCCTGGTGGGACCGAACTTTTGATACCAATCTTGGCGGTTCATCATGATCAAGCGATTTGGGGGAATGATGCTAATGAATTTAATCCGGCCCGGTTCTCAGAGGGTATAGCCCGTGCTGCTAAACATCCTGTATCGTTTATCCCTTTTGGGATTGGAGTTCGTACGTGCATTGGACAAAATCTAGCTATGTTACAAGCGAAATTAACTCTTGCCATCATATTGCAAAGATTCTCTTTCCGGTTGTCCCCAAAGTATCAACACGCACCTACAGTTTTGATGCTTTTGTACCCTCAATACGGCGCTCCTATTATCTTCAAATCTCTATCGTCGAATTCTAGCACCAAGGAAGATCAAGGGTTGTAA
- the LOC110943230 gene encoding glutathione S-transferase T3-like has protein sequence MFPNNQNVWDTSHLFWQSVPNNPNNEQEDLYRRDPQMGELGYYLMPPSTPTSPHPTTPLIPGFYGYYSEPPFFPQNIPQTQNTPQTESVPETQAEPTSSKCGRSRRHRKKDETETRAPKNVELWSPKEEFALAQAWLDVPEDETVGNGQDIKVFWRRIREKFFIAMGHGEYRAADSFSGKWTAMRTKVSNFNNIHTNLVNNHRRRSGSSDMDVMTQALADYRVYHGHTFTMVNSWKLLCRPPKWHLVPPFDPTAHRLKRSKSTSTTEPSESDARTTINLNDDFDEFEQPQEQPRLKGSDKSKAATRTRDKSSSKPSDGPSRLEEFKTSLNKIISMKEKRARTKNGETNQERNGISCERLFTSSRG, from the exons ATGTTTCCCAACAACCAAAACGTGTGGGATACGAGCCATCTATTTTGGCAAAGTGTGCCAAACAATCCCAACAACGAGCAAGAAGACCTTTATCGAAGAGACCCGCAGATGGGTGAGCTTGGATATTATCTGATGCCACCTAGCACCCCAACTTCTCCTCATCCGACCACTCCACTGATTCCCGGTTTTTACGGATATTATTCCGAACCTCCATTTTTTCCCCAAAACataccccaaacccaaaacacacCTCAAACCGAATCCGTACCCGAAACCCAAGCCGAACCCACTTCCTCAAAATGTGGACGATCGAGAAGGCATCGTAAGAAGGATGAGACCGAAACACGTGCTCCTAAGAATGTCGAATTGTGGTCGCCTAAGGAAGAATTTGCGTTGGCACAAGCATGGCTCGACGTACCGGAAGATGAGACTGTTG GAAACGGCCAAGATATAAAGGTATTTTGGAGGCGTATACGTGAGAAGTTTTTCATCGCAATGGGTCATGGCGAATATCGTGCGGCCGACTCTTTTTCGGGAAAGTGGACCGCTATGAGGACGAAGGTTAGCAATTTCAACAATATACATACTAATCTCGTCAACAATCATCGAAGAAGAAGTGGTTCGAGCGACATGGACGTTATGACCCAAGCCCTCGCCGACTATAGAGTGTATCATGGGCATACGTTTACGATGGTAAATTCGTGGAAGCTTCTTTGCAGACCTCCCAAGTGGCATCTTGTACCGCCGTTCGACCCAACCGCCCATAGGTTAAAACGGTCCAAATCAACATCCACTACCGAACCATCCGAGTCCGATGCTCGTACAACAATTAATCTAAACGACGATTTCGACGAATTTGAACAACCGCAAGAGCAACCACGACTAAAGGGTAGCGATAAAAGTAAGGCAGCGACACGAACACGAGACAAGTCTTCTTCAAAGCCATCGGATGGCCCGTCAAGGTTGGAGGAGTTCAAGACAAGTCTCAACAAAATAATCTCGATGAAGGAAAAAAGAGCAAGAACTAAAAATGGAGAAACAAATCAAGAAAGAAATGGAATTTCTTGCGAAAGACTTTTCACATCTAGCAGAGGATGA